The sequence tcaaaatactaaaaatgaCATAAAAGGAAATAGGATAAAACTTTTGTCAACTTAATATATGGGATAGGATGAGAGATACTATTATTTATTGGAATAGGCATATATTTTCGAAATACCTCAATTAAAaggataataaataatttctaaaaaaaaaaaaagaaatagttaaaggttaaattttaaaaacttcaAAAGTTCTTTAAACTGACAAAACTAGCTTGACTCTGGCCAATTCAACTCCTCCCCGGGAGCAatcaagaaatatatattgtgGAGGGAAAGGCTGGTAATTTGCGAACAGTATTTATGctcatgaaaagaaaaataatctcAAGATTAAAATCTAAGCTTAAAGAGTTGCCCGCATCCCAATATCTGAGAATCCTGAGACATTTCTGGCTTCTGCCATATCTTTGGTTCTAGTTACTTTCTATGTTTCTCCTGACAATCTAAAGTACTAATAGCCACTTTGGATCTGAAAATAGACAGCTTGCATTGTCTGCTACTCAGATGTTTATTTCATTTGTTTACTCAAACACAGTACAGGTAACAGGTCtaataaaaactgaaaaattgGGGCCTAAAAGggaaaaatgttaaaataatgCCACCAGCTGATAACAATTAAGCCACATTTACCTCGATTGAGTAAAGCAGCTCAGAATTTATTTCACCATCTTAAGATCCTACCACACTGAAATTATAGCCTCCAATAAAGTCATGCTTTCATGAATTAATAATATGCAATTCAATGGATTGGAATGACTATTCTAGATTTCCAGATATGGAGGACCACAGTTATATATTGTCTTTGCTGCCCAGCACCACATTGTTTAATTCTGTAGTAATGGCGTAAACTCTTGCAAAATTTAATGGTGGAAGAACAGATGAAGATaacttaaaaaagaattacgTTCATTTAAGTAATTCTCAGTTcattgttaattaattaaaagaaaatgtgatGGTTCTAAGTAATAGACGACTATAAAAGAGGTATagcaaagaaaatatatgtaGCTCTCTTCATACAAAgaatcaataattcataaggCGAAATGATTAAAACGAAAAATCAACTGTATATccaaagagaaagaaaggaaacaaTGCTTACCTTATTGAAGAAAGATCGATGTTTGGAAACAATTAAGATGATGTCATAACAGCAGAGTAAGTGACTGCTGAGTAGACTATTAAAAATGCGTATTTCAGTATCCATTGAATTTTTGGGGAGCATACATAGAGAGAGAAGTGCAATTCGGTTTCTGTGTAAGTACCACATTCAAGTTAACAATGAAATGGAGCCAATCATGCATTTGTGGCATTGCCTAaaagttgaagaagaaagggaaaaagataaaaacagAAAAGCTGGTTTCTTGTCATTGGATTCATGTGAGAATTTAAGCTTGTTAGGTTAATGTACTTGAGCCTTTTTATAAGGAAAAGCAGACAGTGGTTAGGagttatttattactttactTGCAACAgttttaaaagaagaagaaaataaaattaaatagagtTTACCCTAATAGGCAGGTGGGCTTTAAATAGagtttattttggtttatgaGCTCAATTACTCTTATCACCCACCTCAACTTTATCCATAAGGACAACATACTTTTCATTTAAACCCTtccaaatttatatttcagaAAACCCAATTATCTTTTTGTcaagaatattatatatttatttgaaaccGTCTAATAAGTTTGGTCCCCCcgcaaataatataaatgaaagtttatatattttaaaaaacgGACCAAACTTATGCAGGCCTAGTCAGAAATTGGCACGAGGAATTGCAACTCGTCCCAAAAAGTGACCTTCAAAACCAAGCCTTTTATTGCTGCTTTTAATCATATCATTCACTGAACCCTTTTTAACAATTTCCCATAAGTTCAACTTAACTtggtttaataaaattcttaatttcccataaatccaaaattttatttttattcaaaatcacGAACAAGGGGTAATCCCCTCCCTTTATTTCCATGTCATCCTAACATGTCACTGTAATGCCAGCCTCTGGTCCACTTCAGTAATGGGGCACATGCATTCTTCTCCACACAACACAACTATGCTTCATAGCTGGCCAAACTATGCTCCAGCTTTTAGAATCCACATATCGTTTTCTAGTCACAGTTCCGGTCACGGGCACAATCTTTTGTCTTTATTTAATGTAGGTTACCTTCCATATAATAAACTCGGTAAAtgcttaatatatattaattaattttatataataaaatatctaatatcaaaatataaaatactcataaataagtgtcatttttttattgattgtaATATATGAATCaagtttatttaatatatttttttctttctacaaGGGTGGTCAATACGTCACcgaatacttttatttttatttttaataataataataataataataactaataaaataaccttTCTTAGAACAAATTGGGATTATATTAGATGTACCCAGGCTAATTGCAATTGCAACcgcaatcaataaaaaaataacacgtAATACAAACATGTGTTTTGTACTATAAAATTCTATGAAATTTCTTAATCAAAATGGCAGCAAGTAAAGCAGATACATCAGCCACCACTACTATTCCTGTGTCCGATAACTTTCTTTAAGAAACGTGCTTATTGTTTCTCCACTTTCCTATGAAACTTGATAAACAGGAAGGGCTTTAACTTTTGAATCCTATATATAAAAGCACATCCAATGTCTCAACAAGATCTATCATAACATTATACACACAAATAAACCTTCTCTTAATTATCTGTGATCTGTTTATACAGTCATACACACACACAAATTGTACCTTTATGGATATAAGTTGCAGTATCCAAACCTCTTTCTTTAATGGTAAACTGCAAAATTTACGGTCAGCTGTTCGTTATGTGGCAGCTCAGAGAAGAACTGCAAATATCCGTGTAGTTTGTGCTAAAACTTTAACAAGTGAAAATCCCAACTCCAGTAAATTGGATGTTGTAAAGCCAAAGATAAAGATCCTAGTTCCAAATAATTTACCACTACCCAGCCCCGGAAAATTTGGGAGGTTTGGAGGCAAGTTCGTGCCTGAGACTCTCATTACGTGCTTGAGGGATCTTGAAGCTGTATTCAATTCTGTTTTAAAAGACCCTGAATTTCAGGTTTGTTAAATAAACCATAATAAAGCTATCTTCAACTTTGCATGggttaaatatttcttttactttaaagTGCTTCcatataaaaagttttatgTAACGCATGCATGCATGTAGGAGGAGCTTGCGACAGCACTAAGAGACTACGTGGGGAGGGAGACTCCGCTGTATTACGCAGAGAGGCTCACGAATCACTacaagaatgaaaaaggagaaGGACCTGAAATTTACTTGAAGAGAGAAGATCTTAACCATACAGGAGCTCATAAATTGAACAACGCAATTGCTCAGGCGATGATTGCCAAACGTATGGGCATGGAAACTGTTGTGGCGGCCACTGGTGCCGGTCAACATGGCGTTGCGACTGCTGCTGCATGTGCTAAGCTTTCTTTGCAGTGTACTGTTTTCATGGGTACTTCGGATATGGAAAGGCAATCCTCAAACGTACTCCTGATGAAACTTTTGGGCGCTGAGGTATCTCTTTACTTCAGATTTTATGGATTCCTTTCATGGGTACTTCAGATTTCATATACTTTAATCTCGTGCTATTAAGAAAaggttttatttcttaattttctcaaaatgaaGTCAATTTCTTTTCCAGTATGGTTAAGACTCTTTTCCAGTTTTCATTATAGTTGATTAATTGGTTAATTGTCTTTTAGGTTAAAGCAGTGGCAGGAAATTTTAAGGATGCAAGCTCAGAAGCAATAAGAGAATGGGTAGGGAATTTACAGACGAGCTACTACTTGGCAGGGACTGTAGTGGGTCCTCATCCAAGTCCAAGCATGGTCCGGGAGTTTCAGTCTGTAATAGGAAAGGAAACAAGAAGGCAAGCAATGGAGAAATGGGGTGGGAAGCCAGATGTACTGGTAGCATGTGTAGGGAGTGGGTCAAATGCATTAGGGTTGTTCAACGAATTCATAGGAGATGAAGATGTGAGATTGATAGGTGTTGAGGCTGCTGGATTTGGTTTAAACAGTGGGAAACACGCAGCAACTTTAGCTAAAGGAGAAGTGGGTGTGTATCATGGAGCTATGAGTTATTTGTTGCAAGATGAGGAAGGTCAAATTATAGGTCCATATTCTATTGGCGTGGGGTAAGTATTTGTACCAAGGGAATTCACAACCGGGCACCAGTTTTTTATTTCCTATTATCGTAGTGTTACTAATTAGTTGACTGATTGTCATGTTATAGGTTGGAATATCCAGGAGTTAGTCCAGAATTGAGCTTCCTTAAAGAAATAGAACGTGCGGAATTTTATTCTGCTACCGACGAAGAAGCTATAAATGGTATATACTGAAAAGATGAATGCATGCCAATTGTAAAAAGGAATTATACAGACTGATGTAAAATGGCTTGTCTTGCTTGCAGCATACCAGAGGCTGTGTAAATTGGAAGGTATAATTCCAGCTTTGGAGGCTTCTCATGCACTCGCATTTCTGGAGAAACTTTGTCCTAATTTATCCAATGGCACCAAAGTCATTGTCAGCTGTAGCGGTCGTGGGGATAAAGATGCTGCCACAGTCTTAAACTACAAGCAAGACTCATAAATAGGCGTACccagtaattattattattatttatttatacatataattgGTATTATGcggaaattaaaataactggGCCTAAGACGATGTGCCTATATTTTATGTCTTACCCATTTTACTTATGCTAATTATGATATCTGCTCATAATGATTGAAACAATCACGCAGAAGAGATATTTTTCCATCGATATGAAAGGTGGATGTACGGATGAAGATAACTATACACTATAAACTCCAAAGGAATCTCTTTAAGTTTCTGGGTCCATCCTGTCGCctgattttatttgattaaattgtCCTTATGTTCATTATATTTATCCATGTCACCATGGGAAATAAGAAACGTGACAAATGTGATATttgcatttatatatttttcagaaaattcttatttaagtGTATAAAACTGatagataatttatttatatttattaattctaaaatatttaataatgtataaataatataatagaaatctgttctaatctaattaaaattttaaaattaagtctttttatataaatttgatggAAATTAAAATCAGCCATTTTGTCGGCAGAGCTGTGTGTCACGTGAGTTTTGTTACACCAGTCCAAAGTATTCTGGAGAATTCCGCGTTACTCTAACACTTTCCgcaaaaaaatttgaatctgAAACTCCATAGTTTGACATGTGGTAGTTTTTTGTGAAAGATTCTTATCTTAGAATCAGTCGTTTTCATCCAATCAGTAAATTTTGGCCACAATCTCTTGAAACAAACATTGTCCTTTTATCAACCATATGAAATGGACTACACTTATTGCCTAAGCAGAATTTCTTGCCAAACTCGCTTAATTAATCTCGTACGACCGAGTGGGCCAGCAGATATACGATGTAAGGTcggaaatttcttttttccagataccccaaaataaagaaaaaatgtttTCAACctcaatttttgttttatattatttttttaattttataaattattctacaaaaataaaatgaactgagatttttttctaaaagaaggtttgaaaataataatttaaaaaattaaagtaaattaataatattaaataaaaaaaattaaatcaattttttaacaCCCAACGTCAATTTCAAATACACCCATAGAAAagctattttttctttttagatttattttaacgATTAAAAAATCACACACAATGTTAACTTTATCTTTAACGATCaaataataactttattttctaattgaacaatagttctttattttaaaataataatataattaatctaattaatattttttttttatattatcccAGCTCTTTCATGAATAGGTTTCACACATTATTTGTTCACTAAATAACctcattaaaaattcatataaattcaCATAAAAGGAAAACTTCTGTTATGTGTGatctaattctttatttttagccAGCATAAAAGGGAAAATAACAATGATTCACTATAAGAGATTAAACAttaactcttttatttttaataaaagaatttcgTACTTAAAAaggattaagaaaatattttagtgttaaatatttttgatcCTAAATTAACCACCGTTACAGTATTTATGAAAGGAAAATGTTTTtcagtaaaaatgatatttttaactttttaaagatatttatgaaagaatccataatattaattaacacAGAAACACTAAAGTTTCTAAATCAAATcgaaattaaagaacaaaagaatcTGAACCAAAGATGTTGAAATATCAAACTAGATGGATGAATCAAGTTTCTAAATCTATATCTCCATCTATCCACAGGTGATCTTCTACCTATTGTGCATGTACATCCCTctatatttttcattctaTATTACTTGAAGCTTCTTGTCTGCTAATAATGGCATCAAACCTGAATTTTACAATCAAGATTTTCCCAGCGCTCATTCTCTCATTTCAACTTTCACCACGTGTTAAGTCAGATTTTCATAGTCTGGAAAAGGTGTTGTTGATTACAGCAGAAATTCCTTTGCCCTGTAAGACGTCAGCGTACAAAGAATAATTCAAAACATAAGATGCCATATTATCTCGtgtcaattagaattttggcTGTTCGTAATTCTCAACAGAATGTTTGAATCCTTACAATCAGAAGCACCTTTAAGACCATCTCTACCTCAGTTAACTCTGACATAGGCATTTACCAAATGGAGCAGTTAAGAAGACATTATCGAATTAAAAACCTTACAAGCGTCTGGAGGGCCAAAGACCACCAATTTTCATTTACTGCACTCTCAATATCATGCAGGAAAGTTCAGTACATATCTCTATAGCATGTCAAAGGTCAAATTGGACtggaaaggaaaaaagtaaaaagaactCACTCAATCATGGAAACAAGTAACTACATGAGTTACGACTAACAAGTCGAGCTActcagaattaaataaaaaacaataattgTGCACATCCAAGAAACTTCATCAACAAACTTAAATTGTTACATCACTGAGCCAAGGAAAAACCACAAAAATGTTCAAAAGGGAAAAGGTTCTCAATTGCGCTTTTGCTGCCgcaaaattatcaatttagatgAGAACTGAAGCATGAATCCTCAAAACAGAATCCGCTTGTGGAAGCTAGACCGCTCATTATAATCCTGCACAAAACAGGCAGCAACACATATCGCAGAAACTCCTCCAAGGAGTAAATATTGCATCAGAGCTAAGTTCACCATATCAagtttctccttttttttttatttttcctttttcatatttaagaACCTAATATCTactgataaaaatattttcttctggTTTTCGAAGTGAAAAAAAGTCCTGAATATTCCTTGAGATGTTTTGACAGCAAAAGCAGTATCACAGAAGAGAATTTTGTAACCTTTGCTGCAAGAATGCATGGTACAGATGCAAACTATACATGTACATGTTTCTAGCATAAAGCCAAAGTATTGCGAGATTGAtcactaatataaaaataagcaGAGCATACAACCAATATGATTAAACTCATACTAAGTTACAGAAGACTCGGAAGCTGATCTAATATACTTAACTCCGCATTCGTTTTCTCTGACTAGCCTCTTCAGTGTCAGGCTGCAGACAAGTAGAAAATATGTCAGAAGTAGAGAAACTATATCTCAGTTTGTACCAGAAAAGCCACAAATGAAAAGCAAAGAACTGTGGACATAGATAGTTCTTCGAGTAGAAATTCAACTTAGGCATATGTCAACATGGCTGCACACCTATAAAATGAACGCATAATATTGAAACATGTCTAACTCAACTAAACCCTATCTCGAGCAACAAACCATATGCATGCTTTAAGATTCATTAATGAGTTTTCTAAAGCTAAAAAACAACACCTATATTGACAAGCAAAATGTCTGCATCTACAAGGCATGCAGGTGAGCATCGTGAGGGTGTGCATCTGAATTCATATGTCCTGTTGCTCTACATGCCAAAAATCATCGAGATGCTTTCTAATGTATGGATTAAATAAACAGTTGCATCTAGATGACAAGAAATCATAACTAAATCtctaaaataaaagcataaagaTATTGATCAGAAATGCATACCCCTTCATTAGATCTAATATCTTCAGGTGGAGCCACACTAGACTCTGACCTGCATTTAGCATGTACTATAGGGCCCAACTGGGACCTATCCATGCTCGCTGTTGACCCACTGGGTGCATTCAGATAGACAGCCCCTTTATACATCCATTCCTCAGTTTCATCACTgtaaaaatcatcaaaaggCTCTCCACATAATGCGCATGCATTCTGCTCTTCATCAGCAGGAACAGCCATCTCTTCATCATCCTTCTTCTCCACAACAGCCTCAGTAGGTAAAAAACCAGGAACTGCATCAGTTCCCAATGCCTCAGCCCCTCTGAGCCACATAGTTGCACTAACAAACCACTTGCGAGAAGGTTTCTGTTTACGGTTCTTAGACATTCGGTTCCTAGTAACATGCCAATCCATGTGACTGCTATGATCTTCTTGACACTTAAATCTAAGGCCACATGTTGTGCACTGCCGAGGGAGATCAGCATACAAGGCGCTAATTGCAGACTCATGCCGCACCTTAAGAAGGTCAGCATTGAACTCGAGCCCCACAGAATCCTACAAATTGTGCCACATGGTTGAGATGCAAACTTATAATGCATCTATTCacagtgagagagagagagagagagagagagagagagagatgccATTCAAGTAAGTACCTGTACAGGTGTTTGCTTTAATGATATCAAACCTTGAGCCACCAGAGAATTAATCAGACCTGAAAAAGCACCGCCCGCTGGTTGGTTAGAGGCAACTGGACCAGCATTCTGAGGGATGGGTATCATATGCGAAGCAGGAGGAGGACCTGGAGGTAGAGGTGGCCGGACCCCTACCTGTAAATGCATGGTGTTTGGGATGTTGTTTACTGGTAAAGGCAACGGCATAGAAGACACAAGATTCGAATGAATCCTACTCATGGCAGAACCATGCGCTTGCGTAACATATCTATGATCAAAAGTTGGTGCCAACGGGTGAGGTGGCAACGAAGCCACAGATGGTGGAAAGTTTTCTCGCTGTGGCTGAAAAGGATTAACTTGACCCTGGTTTTGCTGATTCATGGCAGCATGTTGACTTGGTAATAGTGGCTGCTTTGTCAAACTGTGTTCTTTGCTTTCAAGACCATTCAACTGTTGCTCAGACAAAAAGGAAGACTTCTGAAAACCCTGATTTACA comes from Ricinus communis isolate WT05 ecotype wild-type chromosome 5, ASM1957865v1, whole genome shotgun sequence and encodes:
- the LOC8284236 gene encoding tryptophan synthase beta chain 1 encodes the protein MDISCSIQTSFFNGKLQNLRSAVRYVAAQRRTANIRVVCAKTLTSENPNSSKLDVVKPKIKILVPNNLPLPSPGKFGRFGGKFVPETLITCLRDLEAVFNSVLKDPEFQEELATALRDYVGRETPLYYAERLTNHYKNEKGEGPEIYLKREDLNHTGAHKLNNAIAQAMIAKRMGMETVVAATGAGQHGVATAAACAKLSLQCTVFMGTSDMERQSSNVLLMKLLGAEVKAVAGNFKDASSEAIREWVGNLQTSYYLAGTVVGPHPSPSMVREFQSVIGKETRRQAMEKWGGKPDVLVACVGSGSNALGLFNEFIGDEDVRLIGVEAAGFGLNSGKHAATLAKGEVGVYHGAMSYLLQDEEGQIIGPYSIGVGLEYPGVSPELSFLKEIERAEFYSATDEEAINAYQRLCKLEGIIPALEASHALAFLEKLCPNLSNGTKVIVSCSGRGDKDAATVLNYKQDS